The following proteins come from a genomic window of Notamacropus eugenii isolate mMacEug1 chromosome X, mMacEug1.pri_v2, whole genome shotgun sequence:
- the SOX3 gene encoding transcription factor SOX-3: MYGLLESEMKSPVVQGTPAGAGSTAAPGGTGKSGATAGGGGGGAGSGSGGSSSDQDRVKRPMNAFMVWSRGQRRKMALENPKMHNSEISKRLGADWKLLTDAEKRPFIDEAKRLRAVHMKEYPDYKYRPRRKTKTLLKKDKYSLPGNLLPPGTAAVNSPVGVGQRLDTYAHMNGWANGAYSLMPEQLSYTQHPGMNSPQLQQMHRYDMAGLQYSPMMPAAQTYMNAAAAAAAASTYGSMSPAAAAAAAAYGQQPGAAAAAAAAMSLGSMGSVVKSEPSSPPPPAIGAHSQRACLGDLRDMISMYLPPGGDATDASSLQGSRLHSVHQHYQSAGTAVNGTVPLTHI; this comes from the coding sequence ATGTACGGTCTACTGGAGAGTGAGATGAAAAGCCCGGTGGTACAAGGGACTCCGGCGGGAGCGGGCAGCACTGCTGCCCCCGGGGGCACAGGCAAGAGCGGAGCGACCGCGGGAGGCGGAGGCGGGGGCGCGggcagcggcagcggcggcaGTAGTAGTGACCAGGACCGAGTGAAGCGACCCATGAATGCTTTCATGGTGTGGTCCCGGGGGCAGAGACGCAAGATGGCCCTAGAGAACCCCAAGATGCACAACTCTGAGATCAGCAAGCGTCTTGGGGCCGACTGGAAGTTGCTGACCGACGCCGAGAAGCGCCCTTTCATCGACGAGGCCAAGAGGCTGCGTGCCGTGCACATGAAAGAGTATCCAGATTACAAATACCGGCCCCGTCGGAAGACCAAGACGCTACTGAAAAAGGACAAGTACTCACTGCCCGGCAACCTGCTGCCCCCCGGGACGGCGGCCGTCAACAGCCCCGTTGGGGTGGGCCAGAGGCTGGACACGTACGCCCACATGAACGGCTGGGCGAACGGCGCGTACTCCCTGATGCCAGAGCAGCTAAGCTACACTCAGCACCCGGGCATGAACAGCCCCCAGCTGCAGCAGATGCACCGCTACGACATGGCCGGCCTGCAGTACAGCCCCATGATGCCCGCGGCTCAGACCTACATGaacgccgccgctgccgccgccgccgcctccacCTACGGCAGCATGtcgcccgccgccgccgccgccgccgctgcctaCGGCCAGCAGCCAGGCGCAGCcgccgcagccgccgccgccaTGAGCCTGGGCTCGATGGGCTCCGTGGTGAAGTCCGAGCCCAGCTCGCCGCCGCCGCCCGCCATCGGCGCCCACTCGCAGAGGGCTTGTCTGGGCGACCTGAGGGATATGATCAGCATGTACCTCCCGCCGGGGGGAGACGCCACAGACGCTTCGTCCCTGCAGGGGAGCCGATTGCACAGCGTTCACCAACACTACCAAAGTGCCGGGACTGCGGTGAACGGTACCGTGCCACTGACTCATATCTGA